A genomic window from Glaciihabitans sp. INWT7 includes:
- a CDS encoding ATP-dependent DNA ligase: MGSLLYGNSGTEIGFDDRALVHLQVVITAKLRRREGFLFTWTSSAEAGTGRSSIWFDQSSAIVYRYAGSRAPTLNRAWIEALMLSANSAGGLQFSSEPIAEGPSPDSTAK; this comes from the coding sequence ATGGGTAGTCTGCTGTATGGCAATTCGGGCACCGAGATCGGTTTCGACGACCGTGCACTCGTGCACCTGCAGGTGGTGATCACCGCGAAACTCCGGCGCCGGGAGGGATTCCTCTTCACCTGGACCAGCTCGGCGGAGGCCGGAACGGGTCGGAGTTCCATCTGGTTCGACCAAAGCAGCGCCATCGTCTATCGCTATGCCGGGAGTCGGGCCCCCACCCTCAACCGCGCCTGGATCGAGGCCCTCATGCTCTCGGCCAACAGTGCCGGAGGTCTGCAGTTCTCGAGCGAGCCGATCGCCGAGGGGCCGTCGCCCGATTCGACGGCGAAATAG
- a CDS encoding FHA domain-containing protein: MVAVPRLEIDLSFSLDEPDGDDIGADGPHTLEGTVTAAGSDIEIFANHPEMLMQGRSVKLADIRSLAQEIAGYGLSVTLTGPDGVIARIGDVNAPVMQRVVTGSPHIRLGSAAAVAPLLRRRSTATPAVSLPPATLFPLVPTVSRRIRRRVTTTHYLPGSGRPRLIFVIGSENWNGQMPREFDLLPNGTTIGSGAEADLQLEGLSPVHAEIRHTKDDEYVLYPIGELSGSSRLAEASGRKDGGQVLRTGTRIELGKWKMAYFREEFADHGRPHGGRVGGELARQKPQVDPRPGRSIPR, from the coding sequence ATGGTGGCCGTTCCCCGGCTGGAGATTGATCTCAGCTTCTCGCTGGACGAGCCCGACGGCGATGACATCGGCGCGGATGGGCCTCACACCCTCGAAGGCACCGTCACGGCGGCGGGCAGCGACATCGAGATCTTCGCGAACCACCCCGAGATGCTCATGCAGGGGCGCAGCGTCAAGCTCGCCGACATCCGCTCCCTCGCCCAGGAGATCGCGGGGTACGGCCTGTCCGTCACGCTGACCGGACCCGACGGCGTCATCGCGCGGATCGGCGACGTGAACGCCCCGGTGATGCAGCGTGTCGTCACCGGCTCCCCGCACATCAGGCTCGGGAGCGCTGCGGCTGTTGCTCCACTGCTTCGCCGGCGCTCCACTGCGACCCCCGCAGTGTCCCTTCCCCCGGCGACTCTGTTCCCTCTCGTGCCCACCGTGAGCCGCCGCATCCGCCGCAGGGTCACCACGACGCACTACCTGCCGGGTTCGGGGCGTCCCCGGCTGATCTTCGTCATCGGCTCGGAGAACTGGAACGGCCAGATGCCTCGGGAGTTCGACCTGCTCCCCAACGGGACCACCATCGGCTCCGGAGCCGAAGCCGACCTGCAACTCGAGGGTCTGAGTCCGGTGCACGCGGAGATTCGTCACACGAAAGACGACGAATATGTGCTCTACCCCATCGGCGAACTGAGCGGCAGTTCACGTCTCGCCGAGGCGAGCGGGCGGAAGGACGGCGGGCAGGTTCTGCGCACCGGCACGCGGATCGAACTCGGAAAGTGGAAGATGGCGTACTTCCGGGAGGAATTCGCTGACCACGGGCGGCCCCACGGCGGACGAGTCGGCGGGGAACTCGCCCGGCAGAAGCCGCAGGTTGACCCGCGGCCCGGGCGGTCCATCCCGCGGTAA
- the pyk gene encoding pyruvate kinase — protein MRRAKIVATLGPATASYENIRAIVDAGVDVARMNLSHGSYDVHEEVYANIRKASADSGRAVAVLVDLQGPKIRLGKFANGPHDLAVGDIFKITIEDVLGTKELSGTTFKGLPNDVKPGDPLLIDDGKVKLKVISTDGTVVTTEVVVGGAVSNNKGINLPGVAVNVPALSEKDEADLRWGLKLGADLIALSFVRNADDIVRVHEIMAEEGVKVPVIAKVEKPQAVDNLEAIIDAFDGIMVARGDLGVELPLEAVPIVQKRAVELSRRMAKPVIVATQMLESMISSPIPTRAETSDVANAVLDGADAVMLSGETSVGEYPVITVQTMARIITSTEEHGLERIAQLGTKPRTQGGAITLAAAEVAEFVEAKFLCVFTESGDSVRRMSRLRNRIPIIAFTPEERIRNRLAWVWGTETYRVERKTHTDELFGQVDDILIGHNRAVVGEKVVVIAGSPPGISGGTNDMRVHRVGDAHNAVAPAYAAD, from the coding sequence ATGAGACGCGCAAAAATCGTCGCAACCCTCGGTCCGGCAACGGCAAGCTATGAAAACATCCGCGCCATCGTGGATGCCGGAGTCGATGTCGCACGGATGAACCTCAGCCACGGCAGCTACGACGTGCATGAGGAGGTCTACGCGAACATCCGCAAGGCGAGCGCGGACTCCGGCCGGGCCGTCGCCGTGCTCGTCGACCTGCAGGGGCCGAAGATCCGACTCGGCAAGTTCGCGAACGGGCCCCACGACCTCGCGGTCGGCGACATCTTCAAGATCACCATCGAAGACGTGCTCGGCACGAAGGAGCTCTCGGGCACCACCTTCAAGGGCCTACCCAACGACGTGAAGCCGGGCGATCCCCTCCTCATCGATGACGGCAAGGTCAAGCTCAAGGTCATCTCGACCGACGGCACCGTCGTCACCACCGAGGTCGTCGTCGGCGGCGCGGTGTCGAACAACAAGGGCATCAACCTGCCCGGTGTCGCCGTGAACGTGCCCGCGCTGTCCGAGAAGGATGAGGCGGACCTCCGCTGGGGCCTGAAGCTCGGCGCGGATCTCATCGCTCTCTCCTTCGTGCGCAACGCCGACGACATCGTGCGGGTGCACGAGATCATGGCCGAAGAGGGCGTAAAGGTGCCGGTCATCGCCAAGGTCGAGAAGCCGCAGGCCGTCGACAACCTCGAAGCCATCATCGATGCTTTCGACGGCATCATGGTCGCCCGAGGAGACCTCGGAGTGGAGCTGCCGCTCGAGGCGGTGCCGATCGTTCAGAAGCGCGCGGTCGAGCTGTCCCGTCGCATGGCCAAGCCGGTCATCGTCGCCACCCAGATGCTCGAATCCATGATCTCGAGCCCGATCCCGACCCGCGCCGAGACCTCGGATGTCGCGAACGCCGTGCTCGACGGTGCAGACGCCGTGATGCTGAGCGGCGAGACCAGCGTGGGGGAATACCCCGTGATCACCGTGCAGACCATGGCACGCATCATCACCTCCACCGAGGAGCACGGGCTCGAGCGCATCGCGCAGCTGGGCACCAAGCCGCGCACCCAGGGCGGCGCGATCACCCTGGCTGCCGCGGAGGTCGCGGAGTTCGTCGAGGCCAAGTTCCTCTGCGTGTTCACCGAATCCGGCGATTCCGTGCGACGGATGTCCCGGCTGCGCAACCGCATCCCGATCATCGCCTTCACGCCGGAGGAGCGCATCCGCAATCGTCTCGCCTGGGTGTGGGGCACGGAGACCTATCGCGTGGAGCGCAAGACCCACACCGATGAGTTGTTCGGCCAGGTCGACGACATCCTGATCGGTCACAACCGGGCCGTCGTCGGCGAGAAGGTCGTGGTCATCGCCGGATCCCCTCCCGGAATCTCCGGTGGCACCAACGACATGCGAGTTCACCGTGTCGGCGATGCTCACAACGCGGTAGCACCGGCCTACGCCGCAGACTGA
- a CDS encoding glutamate synthase subunit beta, translated as MADPKGFLKTRERELPARRPVALRLMDWKEVYEQGDAATVRKQAGRCMDCGIPFCHHGCPLGNLIPEWNDLTWRGEGRQAIERLHATNNFPEFTGRLCPAPCESSCVLAINQPAVTIKNVEVAIIDQAFANDWVEPHPPERLTGKTVAVVGSGPAGLAAAQQLTRAGHTVAVFERDDRIGGLLRYGIPDFKMEKRHIELRLKQMQAEGTRFRAGVNIGVDIPWDELRARYDAVVVATGALKPRDLPIPGRDLSGVHFAMDYLVQQNRVGAGDVIVDQLTADGKHVVVLGGGDTGADCIGTAHRQQALSVTNLAIGLQPPHERPEHQPWPMSPTLFEVSSAHEEGGERVYLASTVEFLSNDAGEVRAIRVAETEYLDGRRVPKAGTEREIPADLVLLTLGFTGTESDALESQLRLPLERGNVERDADYQTSESGVFVAGDAGRGQSLIVWAIAEGRAAAAAVDRFLEGDTELPSPVAPTDRAIAI; from the coding sequence GTGGCTGATCCCAAGGGATTCCTGAAGACGCGCGAGCGGGAGCTGCCCGCGCGGCGTCCGGTCGCGCTGCGACTGATGGACTGGAAAGAGGTCTACGAGCAGGGCGATGCGGCAACCGTGCGCAAGCAGGCTGGTCGCTGCATGGACTGCGGCATCCCGTTCTGCCACCATGGCTGCCCGCTCGGCAACCTCATCCCGGAGTGGAACGACCTCACCTGGCGCGGAGAGGGCCGACAGGCCATCGAGCGACTCCATGCCACGAACAACTTCCCCGAGTTCACCGGTCGGCTGTGTCCCGCCCCCTGCGAGTCCTCGTGCGTGCTCGCGATCAACCAGCCCGCAGTGACCATCAAGAACGTCGAGGTCGCGATCATCGATCAGGCCTTCGCCAACGACTGGGTGGAGCCGCATCCCCCCGAGCGCCTCACCGGAAAGACCGTCGCGGTGGTCGGATCCGGCCCCGCCGGCCTCGCCGCGGCCCAGCAGCTCACGCGTGCCGGTCACACGGTCGCTGTCTTCGAGCGGGACGACCGCATCGGCGGTCTCCTGCGTTACGGCATCCCGGACTTCAAAATGGAGAAGCGCCATATCGAGCTCCGTCTCAAGCAGATGCAGGCCGAGGGCACCCGTTTTCGGGCGGGTGTCAACATCGGCGTCGACATCCCCTGGGATGAGCTGCGAGCGCGGTACGACGCGGTGGTGGTCGCCACCGGTGCGCTGAAGCCGCGCGACCTCCCCATCCCCGGGCGAGACCTCTCCGGCGTGCACTTCGCCATGGACTACCTCGTTCAGCAGAACCGAGTGGGCGCCGGCGACGTGATCGTCGATCAGCTCACCGCCGACGGAAAGCATGTCGTCGTGCTCGGTGGCGGCGACACCGGGGCGGACTGCATCGGCACGGCGCACCGCCAGCAGGCACTCTCCGTCACGAACCTCGCCATCGGACTCCAGCCGCCCCACGAACGTCCGGAGCACCAGCCCTGGCCCATGTCCCCGACGCTCTTCGAGGTGTCGAGTGCACACGAAGAGGGTGGAGAACGGGTCTACCTCGCGTCCACCGTGGAATTCCTCTCCAACGACGCCGGTGAGGTTCGAGCCATCCGCGTCGCGGAGACCGAATATCTCGACGGGCGTCGCGTTCCGAAGGCCGGCACCGAGCGGGAGATCCCGGCGGATCTCGTGCTTCTCACCCTCGGATTCACGGGAACGGAGAGCGACGCCCTGGAGTCCCAGTTGCGCCTTCCGCTCGAGCGTGGAAACGTTGAACGCGATGCCGACTACCAGACGAGCGAATCCGGCGTGTTCGTCGCCGGCGACGCCGGTCGTGGCCAGTCCCTCATCGTCTGGGCCATCGCGGAAGGCCGCGCCGCCGCAGCCGCCGTGGACCGCTTCCTCGAGGGCGACACCGAACTCCCGTCCCCGGTCGCCCCGACCGATCGCGCCATCGCGATCTAA